From the genome of Pleuronectes platessa chromosome 19, fPlePla1.1, whole genome shotgun sequence:
CAgatgttgtctttttttctttcctctcctttttcaaatcacagccagccaggccAGAGACCTGCTGTCTAAGATGTTGATCATCGACCCGGCTAAACGGATATCTGTGGACGAGGCCTTACAGCACCCCTACATCAACGTGTGGTACGACCCGGCTGAGGTGGAGGCGGTGAGTAGGCCTTTGGCAGGACTGTGCATTGTTTACATGAGATGTCGACATCATTTTTGTTGTCGACATCTCATTTAAATCTTCTCTCCCATTTATGATTTTTCTTCTTAAATCTTTTTTGGGAGCTTTTCCTCCtagattaaagttttttaaatacatatttttaacaGCTACGCCGTCAAAGAGTGACTCTAACATAAGAGAGGTGGTGTCTCTGTTGTATTCTGTGAACTTTTTCATCAGCGCCTCATTAGTATGAGGTGAAAGTGAGATTGGGAAATAAAAAAGCCAATCTCCAGCTGGATACAGTTGAACAGATACCACACTGTTGAGTGCATGAGCAGGTgatgaatttattttaattttttgaaaGCAAAGCCTTACTGGTTAGCCTTACTGGCCACATACACCTCTATTGTAGTGTTGAATCGTTTATGGAAAGTTTTTATGACTGTACCCATGTCTTGTGATGTGTAGTTGCTCGTACTGGTGACGGTTCCAATGAATGATATTGGTGTCAGAGTTGATGTGGTATGTATAATATGGCTGTGAATGAAACCCCGTTTTCTGCTGTTCTCCCCTTCTCTAATGTCACCTCATGCTGATGAAGGCCAGAGATCTCATCCAAATATCCATGGTAAATAACAACCGCCCAACATCGAGAagcaaggaaagaaaagaaagaaagaaaaatgactCCTCTATCGGTCTTTTGTTTCTGAAGGCTGGAGAAAGCACTTATAGAtcaaaataaattcataatatgatatatatgaTATGAATCAGGTTTAAGATATTAAGTTGAGCAGTGCCAACTCCTGGACGACACAAGTCTCACCTCTGTCCTGCTGTGGCTGCCGGACGCTGACCTGTAAATGTCATACGTAtttgtgaggaagaggaggaggaggaggaggaggaggagaaggaggaggattaTGTTTCCATATCTCTGTGAATAAGTGATAAGAGGAGGCTGTCTGAACACCAGACGACATTTTTCTGTCCCATTAGATGAAATGACAAACCTCTTGCTGTTCATGTTCTTACCTCAGTGTCTGTGTCCGGTATTCAACCCTGATTGTAAAGCTCTAAAACATTGTGATGTGTAATTTGCCTCGAGGACAAAACAATTGCATTGTTGAGAGTTTATTTTGAGTGAATATACTTCATGAAATGTTGAATTATGTTAATAGATATATTTCTTTTGTTCAGACATTTTTTTCATACCCATATTTTTTAGTGATTTATCACTAATTTCACCTAAAGCTGTATAAtattgaatctttttttttaaatgggtatTCTATCTGGAGATTCTCAGTGTTAACAGACACATTCATTTTATACTGAATTAATATTGTTGATGGGGTTGTTTAGCTAAACTGTCACTAaaatgcactctctctctctctctctctctctctctctctctctctctcgctctctctctctctctttctctctttctctccctccccctcagcCTCCACCTGCGATCTATGACAAGCAGCTGGATGAAAGAGAACACTCCATTGATGAATGGAAAGGTGAGAATACttatttaaaactattaataatatgatatatatattgtaGTAGAAATGaccaaaagtaaataaaatagtCTGGCAAAATGAGGAAATTCTGTATGTGAGCTGTATGTTCTGAGAATGTATCACAAAAACAACTTATAAGCCAatacttatttatatttcatactATTGTACTTTCATGTACGTATCCttaattgtatttaaaaaaagaaatcaaaatatatcaaataaaatgaatataataatataaatgaccaaaagaaagtaaaatactTACATTAAAGTTATCCTCTGTGTACATTTACCTTAGGCCTTAAAGCCCCATTACAGCGTCACTGCAGCTTCTGTTGAAGGATATGAAGGATTGAATATAGTTTTGTGTACATGTTTCGTTGACCCTCTCTCGTTACTCTGCTCCCTGCTAGAACTCATCTACAaagaggtgatgaactttgaggAGAGAACGAAGAATGGCGTAGTGAAGGGACAACCTTCACCTTCAGGTACTCTCAGTGCATAACCCTAATGACTCTGTAAGTGAATCTACTATAATCTCTCTGGAGTTTTCCCCCCTTTGTAAATAGAGTTACCCATTGTGCTGTTGACCATGTGTCCCCGTCTCTTGCATCTCAAGTTAAATGTCGTTGAGTTCAGTGGTGTCGTCCTGTGTATTCGTTAAAAGGAAACTCTCAGACAGCTAATTGATAATAACTGCTAATATCGTGTATATATGTTTGAAACATGTCATGGGTAAAGGTTCGGGTCCGATGggatccatcacagggaagctGCAGCTCATATTTACGCTTCTCTGCAAATGACCTCGAAGGAGATGCAGTTTTCATAGTTGGCCACCGAGAGGCAGTATGGAGGCACGTTGATTGTTGTTATTTCTTCATTAGAGCAGCAGCTTTTCTTCACTAAAGAAAAGACATTGGGTCAGTTTAGAAGATGAGAAACAAATATCATCCTGCACAGACAACAGCGCTACCTGCTGTTCATTAGAGGTGATGGCGGGATGTGCGAGAGACAAAATGAATGTGCTGACCTCACGCAGCTGACCTTTAAAACATCAACTTATACCAAGCAGCatttcaacaacacacacacacacacacacacacacacacacacacacacacacacacacacacacacacacacacacacacacacacaccttccatcATTATTACACACAATAAGAGTTATAATCCCACATCATAGCTTTTGCTCGCTTTTTCTAAGATAACTATTAATTAAGTTATGATTTTAAACCttaattaatgtttttgtctCAGTAATTTGTACTATGGTTGACGTGGAGGTCATTATTCTCCTCCTGCATGGCCATTTTAACAGATATTTATGATGTAACACTGTGAAGCTGACTtaagacatttgcgttctcacacaTGGCCCGTCTGGATAATTTCAGGTTAACGTCGGCCACTAAACCTGAATTACTGTCGCTTTATTGTGGGTCAGCTGAAATGCCCACCAGCCTCCTTTAAGCCATTACAGCCCACAgggaacagacacaaacactgcacGTGCCCTCTGTGCAAAGGATGGGACGGTCATTATGCTCATATTTTAAATACGCGTATATTCTCATACTTCTGGCTTTGCTCTTTCAACCCACAACTCCTGTGGAAAGCAGTCCCTccattttttgtcttttaatgtCTTGGTCGATTTATTGGGGAGAGCAGAATCCGCTCTCTAAGGATGTAATGAAAGTGTCGTCCAAACCCGCGGAGGATGAAGTGTGCGATTCCTTTTACACCTTCTGATCCTTCTTGTTTAAGACGGAGGTTAACAGCCTCGTCCGCTCGCCCACAGCTCGCAGGCTGAATTAATGAGAGCTCAAAAAAGTTCACAGCGGGACGTGTTGGCTGCTTCCATCTCGACTTTGAAACGAGATCGATATCGGTAAATTGGATTGGTGTATTAAAGAAGAAAGACTGTCCTcagtaaaaagataaaaacctACCTAGTGCTTTCCACTATGTCCAACCATCGCAGATCCTTTAATCCTTTAATAATACTTGAATGCTGAATACAAGTTCAAAATAAACTATAAGACgcttttttaaattatgcaaacaaccaCACACTACGCTACAGCATAGAtcgtaaagatggacgacctgagGGCTCCCCAAATGTGAAGCCGAAGCATCTTGATCCCCTCCTggtggctgcagtatagcttaTAAACCCTGCCTACTCCATGTTAGTTGAAGGGGCATGAGCCAAACAAAACGTTAAAGCACACgttaaacacattttctcaaagatgttttctttgttgttttagATAGTTCTACGTTCAACGATAAAACATaacgattgacagctgactctgACACATGATTGGTCAAGAGCGTTTATCGTTTGTATCTGCAGTATATTGGCTTCATTTCAGAATagtgggaggagctggagacgtgtcgtccatctttacatacagtctttGCTCTGGAGCTTTTCATGATCTTCCCTGTGGACCCCACTGGACCCAAGCCTTCATCGATGTCTCATATAGACTCACATGTGATTGTCTTGTCCCACAGCTGTTGAACAAACTCATTTATACTCAATGTATGTGATCACTCCTCTCACTATATCTACCCTCGGTGTGCACTCCCCTGGCTGCATGTCTGCTCCCGTCTTCGCCCGGGACTCTTTTACGTTTTAACCCCCTGCTGCTGTTGATTCCCTTAGCACAGGTGCAGCCGTGAACAGCAGCGagagcctccctccctcctcctccatcaacGACATCTCCTCCATGTCCACCGACCAGACCCTGGCCTCAGACACTGACAGCAGCTTGGAGACCTCCGCAGGACCCCTGGGGTGTTGCAGGTGACTAGCAGCCTGCCTGCGCAACCCCATGTTCTTCCGGAGGTGAAGAACCCAACGAtcgaaatggaaaaaaaagaaatagtaaaaaaaaaagagaaaagatcaaaattaatatatattaagagCAAAAAAGTTATGGGATCTGAAATGATGAAATCTAAAAGCCTGTGCATTGTCATTCAAAAACAGCAGTGGTATTTAAACTGAAGTAAATGAGCTGAGGTGTATGTTAACGATTCTCTAGTTGCTTTGCTTATATTACCCAAATATCTTGTATATGGCATCCGCAACAACACGACCAAACGCTTGGACTGGCATCCTCAAAGTGCAAAGTGCATATTGGCTGGCTGCTGGTCTCCCAACTCCTCACAAATGCATTTATGCTCCAGTCATTGTGGCAAGGTGGGCTGCCCATTGTGCTCATCGCTACTGTACAATACAAACCCCATTCTCCTTTTAccccctctttcccccccccccccccccccccacccggccCTTATGTAACGACACTGCTGTATTTCAACCCCCCAGCCCGACACAATCCCCGATGTAAGGTTGCCTGAatttgcgtgtttgtgtgtggttacaCTGCAGGGATACGTAGTCACTCTCACCCAGAGCGACGCCACACCCCCTGTGATACTTGTAAATAATGTAATTCTGTACAGCTGAAGGGCACACAGAGTGGGACTGACGGCCAGTACACTGGGAGTTTCTGCTTGGTTTATATTTTAAACTTCATTTTCCACACTATAGCGCACCTTGCCACGTCGCCGCTTTCCACCTCAGttgcacccccacccccccccccccccgcctatCGCTGTAGCTCTGCATGATTAGATTTAAAACAGTGCTAATCTCACTGTATGCTGAAAATGAGTCTGCATAGAGACTTTTGTTTATATATGCTGTAAAACTAACACAACTCCAAGACAAGTGGggggagaatgtgtgtgtgtgtgtgtgtgtgagtgcgtgtgtgtcactgaggctacatccacactactgtCTCTCCATAGGCCACTCTGTCGTTTTAGAGCTCCTAAAATGAAGAAGTTCGGAAAACGCTGCTTAAAACGctgtttgagtttgaaaacatgtttttagtctggacggatagaaacagagatgtttggaaacaaagATGCAAcctcttgctgattgggtctttgcGGTCACGACATAGCCtttgctgattcgtcaggctcctgtcacaCGACCCCCTTCCAGAACCAAAACAACCGGCATCAGCCTCGGTGTAGAACCAGTGTACAACACAACACGATAATGAATTCCGAGCGGACGGGGATTTATTCTGATATGGAGCCTAAACACTTGTGTGGACAGTGATTGTTTTCGTTTGAAAGTggcattttcaaattaaaacatagtcctgtggatgtagcctcagaCTTCAGCGAATGTCAGGCCTGCGTTTGGACTCAAAAGGGTCATCACCCTCCCAAACAACGGATTTGTGCGTAATGTCCCTTTCTTTTTATTATCCCTGGCAGCATATGATTGGCTCCTCCACCACTTCTGCATGTCATTGTGTACCAATAACCCCTCCTAGGCACACGAGGTCGGTCTATATTCCCCTTTGGCGCCCCCACTCGCGTATGATTTAACTCTTTGATACACCACACACTTTCAGAAGGAGAAACGAGTGACATGGTAGTTTGAAGGCGGCCGATGAGTGTTAACGTCGTAGCAATGACTTTAAATTTCAAGTCACGCCCCCAGAAAAAACACATGCTGTGTTTTTCATATATAAAGGGAACTGGACACAGGCACCCCCGTCCGctatgttttatttctcagctgtgatattgatttattgatttatttatttattgaaacaGATGGAACCTGAATATGGCAAGTGCCTTTTAGAATGAAGCATTGCAGGTGCAGGGagtgtattttttttgggggggtataTATTTTtcactgcttcttctttttctgcctTAAAACTTATTGTAATCGACAAAGCCACCAGATCTTTTtgtgcaggaaaaaaagaaaaacacttttcgTTGCCACTCGAATTTAGTGTGTGAGATTGCTTTCCTTATTGCTTCTGACAAATCCAGTGCTTACGCTAGTGTTTTTCACATCATGGAAGGTTTGCTGCTGTCTTACATTTTCCAATTCCAGTTCTGCAACTATTAACCAGTTCCCATAAAACAGGGAGACCATATTTTCTCAAACTGGGACACAAACGTGTACAGCCCACTAAGTCACATCTAACCTCTTGTAAAAAATCCATTTTATTTCCGAGAGTAGGTGTAGAGTGTGTTTGACTGAGTGGAATCGAAGGAGACAGTAACCGCACCTATCTATCTactctatttatctatctcaCGGGTCACAACAAGGCTTTGAGCTGCAATATACAATGGCTGCATTCGAGGAGTTGCTGAGCACTTGATTTGTCACATGTTTAATTTTGTGCATACCATATTTATTCTTCGTTTAATAGGAATAAGGGAAGATTTCGTCACTATTATCAATTACAAAGTCTTATTTTACGAGTAGTGAAATAACGTCTGTGATCTATGTTtgtatgaagagaagaaacaaatTACTCTCGGCTTCATGCACAGTTCTCATCAAAGATTGGATCGCCTGTTTTGCAGTGGTATCACTTGACAATCAGGTAAAATGGggtacaaaaaaatcaagcgcACACCCTTAATAAAGTGCATTTCTCTGCCAAGGCCCTTTGAATCAAGAagaaccaaattgcacacactaatATATATCAGTCCCATTAATATGCCtttttctcatcaagatccCATGAATTATTGActgggaaaatggtgaaaatgttggGGACAGTGAAATAAATTCCCGGATCCACCCCCTGATTCGGATCTGCAACAGAGTTCGTTGGGTTCTACCCTGACCGATATTGCAACCTCCCCGCAAAGCTCACAGACCCAACTTCAAACAGCTACTTTGTTAACACTCACTCTGCCAGTGGCTCGTGTGCAGTGAacctcacacacgcacgcacagactCACACGCACCTCCACAGAGCGACGAGGGTAACTGAGGGCGGGCGTCTCCAGGATAAGGCTTCAGGCTCTAGCTTGGCTTTGTGGTCAGGGTCCCGGGCCAGGGCAATGTGTCAGAACAGGGTGCAGCTTTGAAATTCTTTgtgctttgaaaaaaaatatatatatgtctcGATCAATTTCTCACAAAGGGGTCTTTAGTGTTTGAgtccgcccccccccaccccctgcccCCACAGACACTACATACTTCACAGGGCATTTTAAACCGTCCCGACGACACTCTCCTCTTCAGCATCCGTACATGTTCTGGTCAAACAAAAAGTGAAACATATaatgattctttttttctctgaatGTGAACTTTCTTACTTTTTGTAAGACATCCCCTCAGAGGAGTCTGTGGTAATAAAAAAGGTGCTTTTGTGCCTGAAGCTGAAACGAGTCAGACACAGAAGCCGCCGGGTTGTCGAGCACTGAATGTAGAGATGAATACGTTTCACAATGACGCACATCGATGTGTacgtgtgagcgtgtgtgtgtgtgtgtgattttaaatTAACCAGCATTCAACTCAAACAGTCTGGATTTTACagaactttattttctttcgGACGTAAGATCATGACTTGTGTGCGATTGGCTAAAAGAATGTTGAGTCAGTCATGTGTTTGAAAAGTCCATGTATGTATTTAGGTTCAGTCACATTAACTTACAACTACACACGTGTCAGCTACAATAGCTGATCATCAATTCAGATCACAAGGTCTCACGTGGATTCAGGATCCAGTCATTTGTAACATGGCGATGAGCCGACTCGTCATTCAGACACAATGTTAGCGCTGGTGTGAAAAGTTAGGATGCACCCTGTACTCGGTACTCGTGCTCCCCAGCTCATTGGATTCcacctcttctcttttctttccgaGTCACATTGTAAATAACAACGATACAACAGGGCAATAAACACGTTATTGCACTCAAGACAGGGAGGCGAGCTACTGCGAAGGGTCGGGCGACGCAGAAAAGGTTTTAAATGTGGACGAAACCCCGCAGAGCTCATCTGAATCAGGGGATGTTGTTCTTCGAggattccctctctctctctctctctcgtttctTTTAAGCCGTGCTGTTTTAATGAACCATTCTCTTGACATCGTCAGGTTATTGAAatccaagaaaaaaaagaagtgtatCCGTTTCACGCTGATCTCAAAGCTTCAGGCTAAAGCGTTTCAAATAAAGTCAAAACAAAcgcagaagaaaaagaaaaaaataatactgaAAGCTGTacctgtaaacacaacattttaaaggAACTGTGTATGTAAAAATAGTATATGTATgtgatggaaaataaacataaactttGATCTTAGAGAACAGAGTACTGTGTTTCTTTTACCTGGGCTTAtatccatttatccatccatttatccatccacTCATCTatccactcatccatccatacaCCCATTTATCCGCGCATCGGAGACAGGGATGAAATGCAAACTCCACTCAGGACAACGCCTGGGAAAgcctgggattcaaaccactACATTCAGGCCTTCTtatcaatagaaaccacttgtCCAATGTGTCGCAGTGACAGAGCTACAGTCCCACCTGCAAAGTCTCTACTCCTGTATCAGACATACAATCTAATATCTGGCAGGGAAGCTTCAAGGCAATAtcagatttatatattttttaaggtaTTTCCAATGATTTATCTTATTGACTGTCACATTTCTCCAGGTCCTTTGACTTCTTATTGGATTGTCCAGTCATAGAAGATGTTATGGGACCTCATAAATTGAGCATACGTTTTTACAATATGAAAgatgtgtcaaaataaaagattacTATCACACCTAATCctatttcatgttttcattttgtgatttaaaaaaattaattgagCAATTTTTTTGGGGTTTTGGGTCATTAGCCAGAGAACATCAAAAACTGATCTTGGGATGTGACGAGCAACTTAACAAAATAAGAGTCAAATATTAATTGAGTGAAGTCGtaactgtgtgtatgtggggcGAGCAACATTCTTGCATTTCTCCCtgcattaaatacaaaaaaatgtaaagacaGACAGTAACAGGAAAATGCATCTTTAttcatattaaatcatttttttcaaagtcCCCCTGTGTATCAAGTATCATGTCACGAAATCACTCCTCCCTCCCAGCCGTCCTCTCGCTCTCACTGCGTCCACGGCTCTTTTGTGTGGAATTCACAGAATGAGGTGACACTGTCGGCTTGGCTTAAGCCTATTATTTCCCAGTGAGGGCTGCAGAATGAGAAGAAGCacagtcgccccccccccccctttctctccctcattcaGTTGTTCAGgcactttttcttcttctactgctcTGTGTGCACATTCCAGATGTCCTGCAATGACCAGCAGCAGGcgtgcgcgcgcacacacacagacacacacacatacaaacaactcAGAGAAGCCCAGCCCTGGTCTGTGCTGAGATGGGACCTGTTCTGCACCAGTCAAATCCACGTTTGGTTCGAAGCTGAATAAATGCACTCCCAGGGACTTCATGAAAGACGCGGCCACTTCGGAGACACCGGCCCTCGTGCACGGTCATGCGAGAATTTCAAGCTGTAAATGTTGCCAGACTTGgtgctgaacccccccccccccttttcacaGTCATGATACAAAAGCGCAACTGTGCTGTAGCTGCAGCTTGTTATTCTGAGCAGAGGTGAGGATGGGAAGTGTCCGGTGGGAGAAATGCTCAGAAGTCTACAGAGGAGTATTTCTAGCAGACTGTAAGCTGGTATTCACGTGAGCATCAACATCGACACCATCACTAACTGGGGAAAGCACATGCTGTCACCTGCATTTACGAATCCGCCAcaggcatttttttatttcaatcttGGATTTACACCTACGCGCAGGTCGTCACCGTGCAAATGTATTTCTCTTACAAGTGACATCATTCTTCCGATCAGCATCAGTCCATTTAGAATACCTGCCACGTCCGGGTGAATACGCTTAAAACCACAGTACAGACTAACAATTAGTGTCTACACTTATAAAATATTTACAGTACAggctcgtttttttttttggtcatgGGGTAGAATagaacacaacagcacagaagCACAGGCACATGTACAGTATACCGTCCCATTGAAGTGATACAACATTCAGTACCAACTGGAGCGACACTAAACAAAACATGTAAGTGCAaggaaagaaatataaaatatcacaCATTGATAACTTTGCTTTAAATATCAGATAAACATTCACGCCGtacttttcatttctctttacatacatctgctgctgtggtttgtCTGCATGGCTTCCCTCTATGTACACAAGCAGATACAGAGTTACACACGGAACTATAggatgtttctttcttttttttttttttggttagattttaaaaatgattaaagACAGGGAGGAGATTTGGCATCGTCGTCAAGTCTGTTTTATTTCCACCTTTTcgctttttaaatgtttattcttcCCCTTCTATCCGGCTCTAGGAGCTAATATAAAATAATGGTGGCACTGTAAATCCTCAGGTTTACAGTCCCTTTATTCCACCACCGGGTCAGATGAGCAGGTACCGCGACAGGTTCTGAGAGGGTTGGGCGAGTGTTTAAATAATGTTGTATTTACAATGTCCCCTCTGACATCACTCCAGGTGACGTCTACATTTCTACAGGTGACCTGCATCGGCCGCACACCAGCTATTACTTAAATTAAAACGTGCCGTTGACGAAACTTCCCACTTTTCCTTCTAGAACAAGCAGCCAAATCCTGTTTGGAGCCTGGGTAATGTTCACATCACATTATCGAGTCTTACACAGTCCTTTCAGcaccacgtccccccccccccggcctcccTCACTGTATCCAGATGGCGTTGGTGCGATCTGGCCGGCGAGGGTCGGCGGCCGGGGCCGTGGCGGTGCCGGTCGCGGTGAGGTCGCTGAACGTGGAGAAGAACTGCTCCATCTCTTTCTGCAGCATCTGGTTTCGCCGCTCGGCGTCGTCCTTGGCGCGCTCGGCGTTGCGCAGCTTGATCTCGGCCATGGTGTActtcttcctctcctggtcCAGCTCCTCGTGGAGGTTCACCATCTCCGTCTCCAGCTCCAGGTTGCGCTGCTCCAAGCTGCGGGGGAGGTTGAGGTACAGGATTAGGAAAACTGACCCAAACAAGGAGGAAGGCTGCAATTTCGTTTAACCTTCAATACACTTAATGAATAACATGCTGCAGCTTGAGTAGGTGTTTTTTCAAATTCATCCAAGGCTAAAACTGTTTACCACAATACATCCAgatctttcacagacatatcttTATCAgcatttatgtaaaaatgtatattttacagaatgatGCAGAAAAGATGCATTCGAAATTACattcaaagtaaaataattttAGGTTTACTTTATTTTCAATTCAAGTTCTATAAATATGGCTGTAGTTTTCTCTTTATTCCTGGTTATTCTTAATAAAGGTTATGgttaaacttgaaaaaaaaatcaaggatcatttatattttttgtaaaacaaGAGTTTGataacatcttaggaatcattgcaaaatatacaaacaaaaccTGCATTTATATTTGCCTGTTTACATCTGTATCAGAAATTATTTACTGTCCAATATTGGTATTGCCCCAACAATCCATGTCAGTTGGGCTCTAATGCAAAGGGAAAATGCAATAAAGTGTCTGGGATTGTGATTGTGGTAACTTCACTTGTCCGTCCACATGGATCATACCTCTTTATCCTGGCCTCGTACTCGGTCTTCTGTTTGTGCATCTCCTGTTTGAGGCTGGCCACTAAGCTGTGCAGAGCGCTGTGGCTGCCGGCTCCGTTAGCAGCAGGGAAACCGTCACTGTTCTCACTGCTGCTGGTTCCTCGGCTGCTCCTCCCCGCTCCGTCTCCTCCTGGTTCCCTGTTGCTGCCTCGGCCcacccccccttctcctcctccgccagacTGAGGAGGCTCTGTATCCGGAGCTGGTCCGTCCAGGTCCTCGTAGTGACCTCCATAGAAGTCCTGCTCAGgacaggtggtggtggaggaacgACAGGAGGTGGAGTTGTCGGGAAGAGAGATTTCACAGGAGGACGTGGACCAGGTGGCGCTGTCCACGCTCTGCTTGTCCTCGCAGCTGCTGTTGAGACACGTGTTGGTGATCTGgttctgcagctgcaggttCTGGTGGTTTAACTGGACATTGTCGTACGTGGACAGGCGATTCTGATTGGCGGTTTGTTCCCCGTTGGAGCCGTCGCGGGTTTTGTTGCTCGACCGTAACGTGACGCAGCCGTTCGGGGCCCAGAGGCCGTTGCGGCCGTGTAGGCTCCCTGTGACCACATCAGTGCCTGAAACGCCCATGCGCACAACTCCGTTCCCGACAGTGCTGCTCCCACCCGCCACGCCGCTGGTGCCCATTTTTGTGCCCGAGCCTTTGAGGGCCCCGCTGCGGCGCATCGGTAAACTCCCTCCTCCACCCAGAGTCTGGCTCTTCTCTTGATTGGGGTCCGAGGAGGgcgaggagctgaaggagccgTTTGTGACAATCCCGCTGCCTTTACTGTACGCCGGGTTCTTTTTAATAGTCAGTGGGGGGCTGCGGGTGATGTCGAAGCGTCCAGTGACACCGTTGCGAGGGCTTGACGGCCGCGGGGAGCCACTCTTTTCTACGTGCTGGCGGTGCGAAGGAGACGCGGGGGCTTCCCACACACACTGGCGGACCACCTGCGCGTTGTTGTTCACGGCGTTCTGAGACACCGTGGTGACGGTGGAGGTAGTTGTGGCGGCTTGTCGCCGCGGCAGCTCGACGTTGTTGTTGACCAGCTCGAGGGCCGTGGGgctgtcctcactgtgaggGAAGAGCACGTCCTGGCGGCCGATCAAAATGGCCATGAGCTGCTGGACCAGAACGG
Proteins encoded in this window:
- the arhgap24 gene encoding rho GTPase-activating protein 24 isoform X2, yielding MEDQCVSHSSPQHSGGPAGTDVQRQGWPHVIRCGWLRKQGGFVKTWHSRWFVLRGDQLYYYKDEEETKVLGAIFLPGNKVTEHPTSGDEGGKFLFEIIPGADRERMTANHETYLLMASTQNDMEDWVKTIRRVIWAPFGGGIFGQKLEETVRYERRFGTKLAPMLVEQCVDFIRQWGLQEEGLFRMPGQANLVKELQDAFDCGEKPSFDCDTDVHTVASLLKLYLRELPEPVVPFQKYDDFLASCKLLGKDDEMGMNELRRLVESLPQVNFNLLKYICRFLDEVQSYSGVNKMSVQNLATVFGPNILRPKIEDPVAIMEGTVLVQQLMAILIGRQDVLFPHSEDSPTALELVNNNVELPRRQAATTTSTVTTVSQNAVNNNAQVVRQCVWEAPASPSHRQHVEKSGSPRPSSPRNGVTGRFDITRSPPLTIKKNPAYSKGSGIVTNGSFSSSPSSDPNQEKSQTLGGGGSLPMRRSGALKGSGTKMGTSGVAGGSSTVGNGVVRMGVSGTDVVTGSLHGRNGLWAPNGCVTLRSSNKTRDGSNGEQTANQNRLSTYDNVQLNHQNLQLQNQITNTCLNSSCEDKQSVDSATWSTSSCEISLPDNSTSCRSSTTTCPEQDFYGGHYEDLDGPAPDTEPPQSGGGGEGGVGRGSNREPGGDGAGRSSRGTSSSENSDGFPAANGAGSHSALHSLVASLKQEMHKQKTEYEARIKSLEQRNLELETEMVNLHEELDQERKKYTMAEIKLRNAERAKDDAERRNQMLQKEMEQFFSTFSDLTATGTATAPAADPRRPDRTNAIWIQ
- the arhgap24 gene encoding rho GTPase-activating protein 24 isoform X1, with the protein product MVRAAVMEDQCVSHSSPQHSGGPAGTDVQRQGWPHVIRCGWLRKQGGFVKTWHSRWFVLRGDQLYYYKDEEETKVLGAIFLPGNKVTEHPTSGDEGGKFLFEIIPGADRERMTANHETYLLMASTQNDMEDWVKTIRRVIWAPFGGGIFGQKLEETVRYERRFGTKLAPMLVEQCVDFIRQWGLQEEGLFRMPGQANLVKELQDAFDCGEKPSFDCDTDVHTVASLLKLYLRELPEPVVPFQKYDDFLASCKLLGKDDEMGMNELRRLVESLPQVNFNLLKYICRFLDEVQSYSGVNKMSVQNLATVFGPNILRPKIEDPVAIMEGTVLVQQLMAILIGRQDVLFPHSEDSPTALELVNNNVELPRRQAATTTSTVTTVSQNAVNNNAQVVRQCVWEAPASPSHRQHVEKSGSPRPSSPRNGVTGRFDITRSPPLTIKKNPAYSKGSGIVTNGSFSSSPSSDPNQEKSQTLGGGGSLPMRRSGALKGSGTKMGTSGVAGGSSTVGNGVVRMGVSGTDVVTGSLHGRNGLWAPNGCVTLRSSNKTRDGSNGEQTANQNRLSTYDNVQLNHQNLQLQNQITNTCLNSSCEDKQSVDSATWSTSSCEISLPDNSTSCRSSTTTCPEQDFYGGHYEDLDGPAPDTEPPQSGGGGEGGVGRGSNREPGGDGAGRSSRGTSSSENSDGFPAANGAGSHSALHSLVASLKQEMHKQKTEYEARIKSLEQRNLELETEMVNLHEELDQERKKYTMAEIKLRNAERAKDDAERRNQMLQKEMEQFFSTFSDLTATGTATAPAADPRRPDRTNAIWIQ